The DNA region AGTCTCATACCAGAGTTTTTTGGATCTTTGAAAAACTTGAAATTACTGGATCTTTCTAATGCTAATTTTGGAGGTCCAATTCCTTCTCAACTTGGAAATCTTTCAATGTTGGAGACTCTTGGATTGGGTGGCAACAGCATAGGCGTGACGTTTCgccataatttcaaaaaaatgtcCAGTATTGGAAAACTTGAGTGGGTTTCCCATCTTTCTCGTTTGAAACAGGTTGATCTTAGTTTCACTAACCTGAGTAATGCAAATGATTGGTCTCAAGTCATTAGCCACCTTCCTTTCCTTGAAGAACTAGTTATGACGGATTGTGATCTTCCAAGCATATCTTCTTCATCACCTTCTTCTGCTAACCATTCTAAATCTCTCACCCATCTCGATCTCTCTGCTAATAATCTCCCTTCTTCTGCCATATATCCATGGCTGTTTAATGTTAGCCGCAACCTTGTTTCCCTTAATCTCTCAAGAAACCAGTTGAAAGGTCCAATTCCAGAAGGTTTCGGCAACATGATGGCTATTAATGAACTTTATTTGAGTGATAATCTTTTGATATTAGCTGAGAATCAAGTTAGGGGAGATTCCGTGTTGAATGAAATCGTAAAACTACCATATATTACGGTTCTAGATCTTGGGTACAACCTTTTAAATGGATACATAAGCAAAAGCATTGGACAAGTTTCCAACCTACAAGTCTTGCGGCTTGTAGGGAATTCTTTTAACGGTGATGTGATTTCCGAAGCTCATTTCTCAAATTTCACCAATTTACAGGAGTTGGATTTATCCTACACTTATTTGACTTTGAAATTCTACTCCGGATGGATTCCTCCTTTTAAACTGATTCAAATAAAGCTTTGCTCTTGCAAGTTAGGGCCTCGTTTCCCAGATTGGATTCGGACTCAAACAGACGTCAAAATCCTTGATATTTCTGCTTCAGGAATTTCAGATTCTCTTCCCTATTGGTTTTGGGACCCATTTCAGAGATTAAAGTACATAAACATGTCTTTCAATCAGATCAGTGGTACTTTTCCAAATAAATCTATCCCCGTAAGACATCTAGATCTATGCTCTAATAATTTCGCAGGACCATTGCCACATTTTTCTTTAGACTCTATGAATATGAGGACCATCAACCTTTCCAAAAACAAGTTTACTGGTACAATCTCTCCAATTTGTAGTATTACCGGTCAAAGTTTTTTAGTATGGCTTGATCTCTCAAATAATCTATTTTCTGGAGTGCTTCCGGACTGTTTTGGAAGTTTCCCGTCTTTAACAGCTTTGAATTTGGGTGATAATAGTTTCTCAGGCTCACTTCCAAGCTCCTTAGGATCTCTGACTTCTCTTGAAATGCTCAGTTTACGTGGTAATAAATTCTCTGGAGAATTACCTTCATCTTTACAGAGTTGTACCAAGTTAAAATTTCTGGACTTGAGTGATAATGAATTATCAGGAGAAATACCTATGTGGATCGGCCAGAGGCTTTCATCATTGGTTTTTCTTAGCCTTCAACGGAATCAGTTCAGGGGAAGGATTCCTCATCAACTTTGTGGATTGAAATATCTACAAATCTTAGACCTATCTGTAAATAAAATTTTGGATACTGTACCACCATGCCTCAATAATTTCACTTCAATGGCAGAAAAAGTGAGTTTAGATCGAAGAATTGAGCATTACCTCTCAGATGTAGTGTCTTTTGAATGGTTAGCTCTGGTTCAGGTTAGGTATGTTGATGAGGCATTGCTTACATGGAAAGGAACAAAGCAAAACTATCCACAACTTGGACTGCTACTAGCCATTGATCTCTCTTGTAACAAATTAACAGGAGAGGTTCCTGAAGGATTAAGTAGTCTTCAAGAACTGGTTGCATTGAACTTGTCAAGAAACTTTTAACCggaaaatttattcaaaatattgGGCATCTAAGACAGCTAGAGGTGCTTGACCTGTCAAGAAACAAGTTTTCAGGAAACATCCCTACGAGCTTGTCTGAATTAACATTTCTAAGTACCTTGGACTTGTCTTATAATGAGTTGTCTGGAAAAATTCCAACCAGCACTCAACTACAGAGCTTTGATCCTTCATCATTTTCCCATAATAGAGGACTTTGTGGTCCTCCTGTTTCACCGAATTGCTCAATGGGGGACCCACCTCCTGGTAAACCTGCAGTAGGAGGTGAAGAAGATTGTGATGAGTTCATGAAATGGTTTTACACTGCCATGGGACTTGGATTTGCAATGGGTTTTTGGGGGTTTTGCAGTGTTGTGTTCTTCAAACGTTCATGGAGGCATTCATATTATCGTTACTTGGATGATGCAAAGGATTGGGTTTATGTTTCAGTTGTTCTGCTGAAAACAAGATTAGTGACTAGAATTGGAGCTCTTTCAACAAGGTAACAAATTTGATTTCTTCACTCCTTAATGAAGTTCTTTCAACGTTGAGAAATATATCCTTAACTAAATAACAAAGTTCTATGTGATTGTCTTTCAGGTCTGATTAGAACTGCAACTGAAGGTGATTTTCCTGCACGAGAGAAGatcttaataaaaaaaaatcataaattaatacatgttTGTCTTTTTTATGATTTCCAATTTCTATATATCAAGAAGTGATTTGTGACCACTTTTTTGACTTCCTTGTAATAGTTTATCTTATATTTGGTTTGTATATTTCTTTTCTTGTAATAAGAAGGAAAATTATATTGATTGGAAAAAATATATCAAGTTATAACATTAGTTTCTATAAAATATTGAAAGTCTTCTTCATTTTTAGGCTTAACTTAtaaattggtatttaaattttatctttttttttttaaattttgatacctaatttaattttttattttttattttgcacaAGTGGTATTTAAACTACTTATTATCAAGGAAGATGAGGAGTTTGAAGTTGGCCCTCAAAGATTGGAATGAAAAACCTGATGGTactgtagatatatatatatggaattgaTAGAGGAAAATAAAATCAGAGTTGGATAATAACAACAATCATAAAGATCTGAATGGTTTGGAAATAGAAGAGCTTGGTCGGTTGAATATGGTGCCGTAGGAAGTTATCAAGTTCCGTGAGGCGGTATGGTGTGAAAATACACAGAGGCCTTCGTTACAAGAAAAGAAATCCACCTCTGCCTTTTTTTCATAAagcaattattttttttagaggGGCATTGAGAGACATAAGAAGTGGCTTATGCTCTATTATCTGTACTAATTGCATCGACGCTGATTATTGGTATGGTTAGCATGTGAAACTCCCGTTAGTATGTAATATAGTTTGCGTGTGCATTGGAGTGGCAGTTGGAAAGAAATTATAGATGTGGATGTTGCGGAATCTAGTGATTGGTATTGACTATGGTATTGATTAGCTATGTTGAGTTTATTTCGTATTTGTTCAATGGCAATTGTTGCGTGTAAATAAATGATGCAAATATGCAAGTATACTTGTCGttcaagtaataaaatgataagtaagtatcgtctccacagggatcaaaaattgattaaaaattgagtaagttattattttaatccTACTAACTAAACTGAGCATAAGGAATAAATCTCAATTTGATAAAGATGTTTGATGAATGTACtaataaaatcaaagagaaacGAAAAATATGATATggcaattaaaattttgtggcaaATTATAAAGAATATTAAAGAGTATTTCTGCTGCTGAATGAATAAGGTTGGAATTATTTAGGTGATATGTTCATATGATaataatgccatggcaaaatTTTGACTATCCTACTGCTCATAGAATCACTGCTGTAATCTGCCTCTTTCGATAGCTAGATCTTAAGTTAATATTCTGAGTCTTTGTACATTTAGAGGACTCAGGAATACATTGAATGTTCTTCTCCGTACAAGTCgcaacatctatgtctagagtgctagaAGTATTCTATCGAGTACTTGCTTGcatcaatcaattcataatcCAGTGTACTTAATCTTTTCAGATTTAAATCTACCTAAGAACACAAAATACAatcaactatgtctagagcttgcatgcaataaaccataatatatacatattttcaccccatgcttggcatatttatggatgatttttttcttgttttcattgaatttgatactcctaatccgttaatttcatgttttatacttaggtgagcataggaaggCGAAAAGatcaagaaacgggccaaaaacagacaaaaaAGGCCTAAtttagtgtttcacacggccCAGATACtttcacacgggtaaaccacatgcccgtgtgcctcacacgggtcGGCCACAAGCCTGTGTGTCATGGCCATTTCGACTAGAAGCCAACTCAAAATTACACAAGGCTTtagcaccttcacacgggcgtggcacacggccgtgtccctgttaAACTTAGGTCTAATTCTATTTggaaaaaaggttaattttgggctattttgggcattctgaagtctatataaacaccctagaagaggattaaaggggaTACGCAGAGTAGAAGACAGAAAATACCTAAGAACAGCTATAGGAATCAGCTCGGAGGTAGGATCTACATctagactgaagatttccattcAATTCCCTAGgggttctttgggtttctttatgttttgttgttttctaaatcttgagatgttttccatcattatgaactaaactccctaaatacctaagggagatgaaacctaagacagatcttattactatttgaattatatgataaatacttgttcttattcttaattgtgagttttaaattctcgttttaatattccaggtattaattcaggttttgatgtgcttattcagtgagcaaaagtccctgtttaagagtagatccccataattaagcggagttgcatgcaatcctagagataggacgacataaatctatcggattaaagtcaaatctaataagggaatccatagatcgagttaatgcgacaataggggttttaattagaaagagatttcaattaatcaacatagagtcagttgtttttagtctcgagagagatattaacataaatcagggatttctacagattaagtcaagtgaataaatcgtctaattcagaagtaataagtgaagtctaggtggattcttccttgggtattgtcttctccatcaattttctaaaaattattttccaactttaatctttgtcgtaatcttagttaattagataattagttttagtttaaaacatcccttaattcttaggctaaataataaaaagataataattactagtacttttagtccttgtggatacgatatttttggtctcaccataactatactactgttcgataactGCGCTTGTcttattcaaatttttaattaatttcatgaCCATCACATGCATGCAATTACAATAAacttaaattgaatgaaatagtactATAAACAAATTCATATCATGggcattaaaaataatataaagtttGCCTAAATAATTCCAACCTAGAAAATGTTCAGTTTATGGGTTGGAAAGTTAAAACCAGAGTAAATCATTCAACAACATTCTTCAAATACATTTTTGATTCACAGAAATccaatcaagaaaaacaaaggcAAAACTGCAGGAAGTTTTCACTACACTCCAGCTCCTATTTCAATCCCAAGATTGTTCTCAAACCCAGAGCAGATTTCTCTTCCCCTTCTTCACGTCTGTGATATGATCTTCATAGCTGCTACCCTTTTTTTTCTCTGAACTTTTTCATCGGAGTTCTCTTCAAAGAAAACTTCTTTCACCAATCTTTTCTCACGCAAATCTCCTCtcctctttgttttcttatttgtCTTCCTTTTACAGGGTAGATTCGTCTCTCTCAGCACATacatttttttctcctcttttcaGGGTGGTTTTTTTTGGTACACATATAGCTGGCTGAGAGTGACATTGATTGAGTGTTGCGTTATCTTCCCAGAATTGCCATTGCATTTATGTTGGTAATTATTCACACCATTTGTGATGGTAATGTTTCACTTTCTTCATTTTCCTTCTTCGTCCTATTCTTCTTCTCCTTCAACCTATGCCTATTTCCAAACACAACCACACTTTTTCTTCCCAGTAGTAAAAGTAACAAATGATGACATTTATAGTGCACTCCAAGGTTTGTTACGTAATACTCTAAAAATATCCTAACAATTCAGatgtatttacttaattacaaacaattaattccATCTAGAGGTCTGAAATATAACTCAAATATTCCATGGTTAAAATAAACTTTGCGGCCAACCATGATCTATGTCATTAAGTTCCATTAGCTTATGCATGTGACTTTATAAGCattgatttcttttatttattaatttaactagttaattataattaataatagaaTAAGTATAGTGGAAGGAAAGAAAGATAAGGCTTATTTTCCTCATCTCCCTCACGACAAACAAAGAACAATTTCATGGTTCTTTTCTTCATTTATGTCCACTAGATTGCTCAAGGAATGTGAGTTTTAGTTTGAATTTTTGTTGAAATTCTAGGCTTTGATAGTTAATAAGCATAGCTCAATTATTTGATGAAGTAATTGATGTTGTTTAGTTGAGAAATTATATTGAATACTAAGTTAGAGAGAGATTGAAGATAAGAACTTTAGATGAAAATTATGTTATAATGTTAGTAAGGTAATGGGTGTTATAAGAATAAGCTTGATTTAATCTTAAAGGCTTTGAAAACATTGTGGAgtattagggaccaaattaaataaattgaaagttGTAAAAAAATTTTGTCATGAACTGAAAGTCAGAGGTCTCTAGTGGagaaatatgaaattagttttcAATATGATAAAGCAAACCAAAAGTTATGAGCATTTCGAATATTAGGacttatagggactaaaatgaataaaatgtactcaTGTCAATATTGTGTTGATTTTTGTTTGAATTGTGTGATTAATGAGTTTTTGTATTCAAGTTTAATTACGTAGCTCAAGATGACATAGAAGGGAAAGCTAAAGTCATTGACAAATAGTTACTTCTAGTTTATGCTATTACAATTCACTTCCAATAATATGTTGGTAAATTAGCTAGTAGTTATAAACAAATATGAATTACATGCCAAGGTAATTATATCTTTCTGCAAAACTATGAGACGATGAACTTGAAATTGTGATTGTTGAATCAAGCTATGAATGATTGAATTTGTTCTCTCCCTATATATACGcttgatatatataaatacttaaaTCTTGATGCTATGATTATATGAGTTATAATGAAGATTATAATGATAATGTCTCGTTAAATGTAGTCGGAGTATAGTCGATATGACATAAGATCATAGATATTAGTGATTGATTAGCTCTAATTCCCAAAGGGTTGTGAGCATCCTTAATTCTCAAAGGGTTGACATGACATATTTTGACATACATATTGAGTAGTCTCAATTTCCAAAGGGTCTCGGACTTATTTGTGTACAGATTTGAGTATTTGTTCTAATGTATAGCGCCGATTAATAAAGGTCGAAATGAGTAAgtaaagaaaatgatgataaatgACATGTTGAAAATTGAATACATTATGATACGAAACCATGAAATGTTGAAATAAATATTGAACGAGTAGATTTGGGGAAAATATGATTATTGATTATGTGCAAAACAAAGGGGTAAAGTAAAGAAATTTGATGTTTACTTTGCATATTTGATTTAGTTTAATcttattgtattgaatttgaattgtactAGCATCACTAAGTATACATTACTCATCGTATGGTTATATTTGTTTTCGTGCACAAGTCTCGGATGAGAGACCATAAATTACAAGTCGTTAAACATCCAACACGACATCTTAGCTCAGAAAATCAACTTTTTGCcaattttgtatgtatatattggttatatggcatgtatctAGGTTGGTTTGGGCTCAAGGGCAAATCTAGGGAGGCCGGCAGGGGCCCCAACCCtgtctaaaatggaaaattttttattttggctctttaaaatttttaaaattttaaattagtaaatgtaaaattgcaCTTTACCCACCTCAAAaaggataaattatgatttaatcctttagaaattgcatttttactaaaaattacaatattccggcccctaattttttttttaacttcgcCCATGTTTAGGCCTGTCGCTTTAGTTGATATTTTGGTATAGTTGGTACTTGACATATAAGGTTTACAAAGTTATTTCATCCTTTGATCAGTAGATAGTTATGctagtttatataagttttattaCACAAGTTATTTGGTTGGGCATTGATGCATCGAATGACAAGATATGGTGTttttttattgtgttttgcaTGTGTCAAATTGGTTAAAATGAGTTGTGTAATGCTTTGGTATGTTTAAATAGGTTATGAtcatgatttgaatggtttgacATATTCATTCTAGGCTAATTTTCAATCTAGTCTCAAGACAGGAAGAACATGTCTCGAGACCCTAAGATTATATTTTATCGTTTGGGATGTTGCATGAGCATTGATTTCAAGACCAACCATATAGGTATTGAGGCAACTTGACTTATGTATGGAGAAAGAGTGAGTTATATCTCAAGACAATGGTACATCGAAATAATAACCTATCCACATAATGCaatttagtattagttaaacattagtaAATAAATGAGACCATATTTTCTTACATTTCCCATTGTGTGCAAAAATAGTTGAGGATAAATACAAATGGCATTAAtgtgaataatgaaattttatttaaacgaATTTGTTCGAAAAATTATAAGTGCAAATGATGAATAAACTTGACTTAGAGTAATAAATCCTAACAACTTAATTCCATAGAAATCAATCTCTCTATATGTGTTTCTAAaactataatgaaattaaaactaGTTGATCGTAAGTATACAGTTGTCGTCAAGTAATAATTGCAACAAGATACTTGCCTTTGCCTACACCAAAGGAGGGTAAAATTGCCCAAGAAATAATTGCAAAAGCACCTCAAATCTTCAAATCACATTATTTTGCCCAAGTGATTTCATCCAAATATTCAATAATCCAACATAAATTGAGactaataaacttaaaaatacaaGAGAGAGAGAATAATATAACCTAATTACAAAATGAAAACTAAAGAACCAAAACTACatgaaaagaaaactaaactaagCCTTTCTCTAtagttttaattctaaaaacCTCTAAAAGTTGCCTCAAATCAACTaaaaatgtgtgtgtatatatatatatggtttggtTGGTGAAAGGATGAAGTTGCATCACATCAACTGATTCATGTCATGACGTATGGCCTAAAAATGCTCTTATTTTTCCTTTAGCATACATGACGTCGCAACGTTAGCTAATCCACTTTGTGAGGTCAGCCATTTCATGACTGAGCCACAATCTCATCATGACGTCGGGCGTTGATCAACACCATTCATGATGTCGTGATTTTAGCTGGTCCAAATCACGACTTGGCCTTTGCCGTGTCATGACGTTGAAAGCTATTTTCTACTATCTTCTTTGAAGTTGAGTGTTTCTCTTACAACCAAacacaacaaaaaaaaacataaaaattaatattaaaccttaaaaacacttaaaatgcatgaaaataacttaaattcatgactaaattataaaatcctaaaaatgaaaaaacacTACTAAATGTAAGATTTTCGAGACCtacaaaaataaatttctactaaaaagatataaaattttgtCTATAATAATGAGTAGACTTGAATCCATAGAATTAAGTGATACTTCTATTTATTtagtgaaagaaaataaaaacaaagggtttaaaattaagattaaaactATGTaagaaaaattgcaaaataaaatatgagaaaagCCAATATGTTGAAAATCTAATAAAAGGTAAAATCTTCATTTGATTCATGAGTTTGATCATCAATGCAAAGATAGTTTTAGTgttctttaataaattaattttagttgcCGATATCACGCCTAGCAACGAATCTTTCCTTACCTTCTCAATAAGCAAGAGGAAGCTCGTTGAAATTATTTCCCTTATCAATAAACAACCCTATAAGTTTAAGCCCAGGATTTAACTTACCGATAGTATATATTACTTAATTCTAACCAATCAACACAAGTGGAATTCATTtagaatcaattaaataattacaaatttagcTATTTTAATTCAGAAGacaaaatattttaacaattgaATTCGTTTGGTGCTTTGCcctttattaacaaaattttatttgctgagctaaaataaaaaaaagattagtTGCAATGGGTGTGTTTTTGGTGGTGAGTAggagattgaagaaaaaaatagatGGAAAATTAAATTGACTAAAACAAAAAGCAAGTCTAGTTGTCCACTGAAACTTTTCcattgtaaagaaataaaaacactTAAATAGCTAGAAATATTCTACCATTATCATtgaaaaattaacagaaaaagTAAGTCTAGTgtggaaaattgaaaaattacattGACCTGGAATTTAGAACAAAAGCAAAACAGGCCTTAATTAGTGCTTATTGTCAAAAAGTAATTGGACACAACAATTGCAATTGCGAGGTATTTTCTGATTCATGTTATTGAAGAATTCAAGACCCATTCTTCGTTTGCTTCATATGAAACTGAAGAAGAAAATTGTgggtaaattaaattaattgaattgaaacaGAAAGCAAGTCTAAGTCATCAATTAAAGGTATAGTAGGACTAACAAATTTCACCCTATGACACGTTATTGAGACATTATTCACATTGGAGTCATAAAGTGAttaattaaagaagaaaattgaaagCATAAACATCCATAATCGctcataagcataaacatcacaTTTATAAATAAGAGTTTTAATTTTACAAGAAAATTGATCACACTTATAAATAAAAACTctcatttaaaagaaattaattaaatttgtcacTCTAAATTGTTGATTCCTATTTTTgtcatcattttcttttattaatttaatcaccCAAAAAAGAAATCTATCAAATTTGTCACtctatcaaattttttattataatatttgaattgtcaaatatataattataattaatttttttatcatataaaatttataacaaaTGACCTATAACTTAATTGTCCACAGTTTTCTACCTTCACTTTtttcaataaatataataaaatattattaatataatatttaaattataattgtaGTTAGATTCTAAAAATGTAGAAAAATTAAACTGCGTAAACAACCCTTTGTGtcattattttctctattttatcaCAATGTCACCTTCAGTGGCTACTATAACCATCATTGTAATGATCCAAaagtcagtggtgtcaaaaaatacGATTTTAGGATCCCGTTTCCTAGAACCAAGctcttaaatatttaataaatgtttGTTTGGAGTTACTatattaatgaattgaatttcgaataggtaatttta from Gossypium hirsutum isolate 1008001.06 chromosome A04, Gossypium_hirsutum_v2.1, whole genome shotgun sequence includes:
- the LOC107947926 gene encoding receptor-like protein EIX2; translation: MDEKDMNALPRNIHIYPSLCWKALALLSSTYDPSRSKASALPPSFCYLHAILAHTLTRRRESTGVVNSHDAYYLWCMANAHVTDLAYFITFAIRHQTERHRKGVISIGPYMTRLARHFGLLDIVAQEKCTDASVRLLCKDSERKALLEFKHNLQAMDSSGHDALSSWKSEECCLWDGVNCNSLTGHVEMLDFMYRSWFVAGTISPSLLKLHHLTSLNFFGNDFNGSLIPEFFGSLKNLKLLDLSNANFGGPIPSQLGNLSMLETLGLGGNSIGVTFRHNFKKMSSIGKLEWVSHLSRLKQVDLSFTNLSNANDWSQVISHLPFLEELVMTDCDLPSISSSSPSSANHSKSLTHLDLSANNLPSSAIYPWLFNVSRNLVSLNLSRNQLKGPIPEGFGNMMAINELYLSDNLLILAENQVRGDSVLNEIVKLPYITVLDLGYNLLNGYISKSIGQVSNLQVLRLVGNSFNGDVISEAHFSNFTNLQELDLSYTYLTLKFYSGWIPPFKLIQIKLCSCKLGPRFPDWIRTQTDVKILDISASGISDSLPYWFWDPFQRLKYINMSFNQISGTFPNKSIPVRHLDLCSNNFAGPLPHFSLDSMNMRTINLSKNKFTGTISPICSITGQSFLVWLDLSNNLFSGVLPDCFGSFPSLTALNLGDNSFSGSLPSSLGSLTSLEMLSLRGNKFSGELPSSLQSCTKLKFLDLSDNELSGEIPMWIGQRLSSLVFLSLQRNQFRGRIPHQLCGLKYLQILDLSVNKILDTVPPCLNNFTSMAEKVSLDRRIEHYLSDVVSFEWLALVQVRYVDEALLTWKGTKQNYPQLGLLLAIDLSCNKLTGEKLLTGKFIQNIGHLRQLEVLDLSRNKFSGNIPTSLSELTFLSTLDLSYNELSGKIPTSTQLQSFDPSSFSHNRGLCGPPVSPNCSMGDPPPGKPAVGGEEDCDEFMKWFYTAMGLGFAMGFWGFCSVVFFKRSWRHSYYRYLDDAKDWVYVSVVLLKTRLVTRIGALSTRSD